A region from the Chrysoperla carnea chromosome 4, inChrCarn1.1, whole genome shotgun sequence genome encodes:
- the LOC123298447 gene encoding piggyBac transposable element-derived protein 3-like, whose product MVIRPNLCLLCKNNSAHWWYVFYACMVNVLFGFFSMPRSLGLLDSEIREYLEKLDDSEDGLDGSDSEPEDEDEMNEDPPLVTEDTENAQEQEDPPLEESNDEEVSIPGAPQRNRPLLWKKRNLVTNEDDLVFRGNTQIPEALLNCNTPFEFFSYFFTPNLKKEIVYESNLYATQKQISNPETINENILNKFLGILVFTSVIKFPNTRLYWSDKFGYDLIKNTMSQKKFEKVRSIIHFADNTKCLPKEHPDYDRLYRIRPLIETLNHVFGTVPMDQRLSIDEQMCATKMSHYIKQYLPNKPHKWGFKLYLICSLQGYAHKFELYAGGGNKNTASLPGEPDLGESGNTVIRLARMVPRHVNHIIYFDNFYTSLPLLTYLAKEGIYSLGTVRVNRVRNSKLPDKRTIMKKNVARGFYEENVANVDGTEVSAVVWKDNKPVNLLSTYVGAEPATTVSRFDKRRKERVEIPCPKIIREYNTHMGGVDLLDSFIGRYHITMKSRKWTMRLFYHFLDLCVINSWVMYKKVHNQLGTSKLLNLAQFRLDVAETLCQTGLPISGCKRGRPSTSSIQAQLEMKRSRTSAQSVPSKNVRLDQTSHWSVWLEKQQRCKYPKCTGYTFKKCEKCQVSLCDTKQKNCYYKYHTE is encoded by the exons aTGGTGATAAGACCTAATTTATGCTTGTTGTGTAAAAACAACAGTGCGCATTGGTGGTATGTATTTTATGCATGTATGGTAAATGTGTTATTTGGGTTTTTCAGCATGCCACGCTCGTTAGGCTTGTTAGATAGTGAAATAAGAGAATATTTAGAGAAACTTGATGACTCGGAAGACGGATTGGATGGTTCGGACTCTGAACCGGAGGATGAAG ATGAGATGAATGAAGATCCTCCATTAGTTACTGAGGATACGGAAAATGCGCAAGAACAGGAGGACCCTCCCCTTGAAGAAAGCAATGATGAAGAAGTGAGCATACCAGGAGCACCTCAAAGAAACAGGCCCCTACTATGGAAAAAAAGAAATCTCGTTACTAATGAAGATGACCTTGTGTTTAGAGGTAATACTCAAATACCAGAAGCTTTATTGAATTGTAATACACCATTTgaattcttttcatatttttttactccaaatttgaaaaaagaaattgtttacGAAAGTAACCTTTATGCCACACAAAAGCAAATATCTAACCCAGAGACTATAAAcgaaaatatactaaataaatttctagGCATACTAGTTTTTACATCCgtcataaaatttccaaatacaAGGTTATATTGGAGTgataaatttggatatgatcTTATCAAAAACACCATGTCACAAAAGAAGTTTGAAAAAGTAAGATCGATTATTCACTTTGCTGATAACACTAAATGTCTCCCAAAGGAACATCCTGATTATGATAGACTCTATAGGATCAGACCACTTATCGAAACACTAAATCATGTGTTTGGCACCGTCCCTATGGATCAAAGGCTATCCATAGACGAGCAGATGTGCGCTACAAAAATGAGCCACTATATAAAACAGTACTTGCCTAACAAACCACACAAGTGGGGCTTCAAATTGTACCTTATCTGCAGTCTGCAAGGATATGCTCACAAATTTGAGCTATATGCAGGAGGAGGCAATAAAAATACTGCATCTTTACCAGGAGAACCAGATTTAGGAGAATCTGGGAACACTGTCATAAGGTTGGCTCGAATGGTACCTCGTCATGTAAACCACATAATATATTTCGACAACTTTTATACTTCTTTGCCGCTTCTCACCTATTTGGCCAAGGAAGGAATATATTCTTTAGGGACAGTTCGGGTAAACCGCGTACGAAATTCTAAATTACCAGATAAAAgaacaataatgaaaaaaaatgttgcaagGGGTTTTTACGAAGAGAACGTAGCGAATGTAGATGGTACTGAAGTGAGCGCAGTTGTTTGGAAAGATAACAAGCCTGTCAATCTTCTTTCAACTTACGTAGGTGCCGAACCAGCCACCACTGTATCAAGATTCGACAAAAGGAGGAAAGAAAGAGTTGAGATCCCATGCCCCAAAATAATTCGTGAGTATAACACTCACATGGGAGGGGTGGACCTGTTAGATTCTTTTATAGGACGCTATCACATAACGATGAAGAGCAGGAAATGGACTATGCGTCTTTTTTACCACTTTTTGGACCTCTGTGTCATCAACTCATGGGTAATGTACAAGAAAGTGCACAATCAACTGGGTACCAgcaaattgttaaatttagcTCAATTTAGATTAGACGTTGCAGAGACATTGTGTCAGACTGGGTTGCCTATCAGTGGTTGCAAGCGTGGCCGTCCCAGTACCAGCAGTATACAGGCTCAACTTGAAATGAAGAGGAGTCGCACATCAGCTCAGTCAGTTCCGTCTAAAAATGTTAGGTTGGACCAAACATCACACTGGTCAGTTTGGTTAGAAAAACAGCAACGATGCAAATACCCCAAATGTACTGGATACACATTTAAAAAGTGTGAAAAATGTCAGGTATCTTTATGCGACACCAAACAGAAAAATTGTTACTATAAGTACCATActgaataa